A single Mercenaria mercenaria strain notata chromosome 9, MADL_Memer_1, whole genome shotgun sequence DNA region contains:
- the LOC123546058 gene encoding carotenoid-cleaving dioxygenase, mitochondrial-like encodes MSDSPIVFDKPLPPWLRGSLIRNGIGRFEMGSRHVTTALDAYAKLSKWTFTNNSLTQTARFSTKFVQSDSYKKSVAAGDIMPYMMLAATDPPFAPWQTMESMFYGADNMNVNVFNYGGSGNNSEGYVITSDFWNSYGIDPHTLGTLKPIKPPVPGAPTYDKMIVLGCSHSLPEHGTSNHITFVSLASAIPGLKSKYVFYRATSDEGREKIAEIEVDKISYIHSFALTKNYMILVASPLFIDPTRIFRTLSPEDAMAWEPNTGVQFHTVNLKTGFVDTFVTENFFFLHHINSFENEFGELAIDLVTYKNGNAMAIMDLKNLINATTRSMFKPPLIKRYTLNMQRRTININTFDNLTPNLPYAATLDFPTINENYRFEKYCYVYGVVYAVNGSDFLDMALVKKDLCTGKTDKAWYKKGSYFNEAFFVPRPGGKEEDDGVLLVDILDTVTKESAMVIFDAKTLQISNSALLPTNNPFGTHGRFFPDIV; translated from the exons ATGTCGGATTCTCCGATCGTGTTTGATAAACCTTTGCCACCATGGTTACGAGGAAGTCTG ATAAGAAACGGAATCGGGAGGTTCGAGATGGGAAGCCGCCATGTAACCACGGCCTTGGACGCATACGCTAAACTATCAAAATGGACGTTTACCAACAACAGTCTAACACAAACTGCCCGTTTCTCAACCAAGTTTGTACAGTCTGACTCGTATAAGAAGTCCGTCGCAGCTGGAGATATAATGCCATATATGATGCTTGCCGCTACAGACCCTCCTTTCGCCCCCTGGCAAACAATGGAGTCGATGTTTTACGGAGCCGACAACATGAACGTTAACGTCTTCAATTACGGTGGAAGCGGAAATAACAGTGAAGGTTACGTTATTACCAGCGACTTTTGGAACTCTTACGGAATAGATCCTCATACCTTGGGCACACTGAAACCAATCAAGCCGCCGGTTCCCGGTGCACCTACATATGATAAAATGATTGTCCTAGGCTGTTCACACTCGCTTCCAGAGCACGGTACCAGCAACCATATCACTTTCGTCTCTCTTGCAAGCGCCATCCCAGGACTCAAAAGTAAATACGTGTTTTACAGAGCAACTTCAGATGAAGGAAGGGAAAAAATTGCAGAGATAGAAGTTGACAAAATATCGTACATTCATTCATTCGCCTTGACGAAGAACTATATGATACTTGTGGCGTCGCCGTTATTCATCGACCCCACGAGAATTTTCCGTACATTGTCACCAGAAGACGCAATGGCATGGGAACCAAACACAGGTGTACAATTCCACACTGTGAACCTCAAAACCGGTTTTGTAGATACATTTGTAACagagaattttttctttttgcatcacataaattcatttgaaaacgAGTTTGGAGAGCTTGCCATAGACTTAGTTACGTATAAAAATGGTAATGCTATGGCTATAATGGACCTGAAAAATCTGATAAATGCGACTACCAGGTCAATGTTTAAACCCCCATTAATTAAGAGATACACATTAAACATGCAACGGAGGACCATTAACATAAATACCTTTGATAATCTAACACCCAACCTTCCCTACGCCGCCACATTGGACTTCCCAACAATAAACGAAAATTACAGATTTGAAAAGTATTGTTACGTCTACGGAGTAGTATACGCTGTAAATGGCTCGGACTTCTTAGACATGGCGTTAGTGAAAAAGGACCTTTGCACCGGAAAAACGGACAAAGCTTGGTATAAGAAAGGCAGCTATTTTAACGAAGCATTTTTCGTGCCACGCCCTGGGGGTAAGGAGGAGGATGACGGAGTGCTGCTTGTAGATATTCTGGACACAGTAACAAAGGAATCTGCTATGGTTATCTTTGATGCAAAAACTTTGCAAATCAGTAATAGCGCCCTTTTGCCGACAAATAACCCATTCGGAACACACGGACGATTTTTTCCTGATATTGTGTGA
- the LOC128559238 gene encoding uncharacterized protein LOC128559238 — translation MSCMHSHASYKGLHHLRYATRSLVNYLVISRLDYCNGLLYGIPRSCLNKLQNGQDAAARIITRTRRNQHITPVLKELHWIPVPYRVEIKILAHTYKALHDQAPKYTKDMLDTYRPSRNLRSQNSNLFVGQKSRTVKYGDRSFRHAAPR, via the coding sequence ATGTCATGCATGCATAGCCATGCTTCATATAAGGGACTACACCACCTCCGATATGCCACAAGGTCGCTAGTAAACTACCTGGTTATCTCACGTCTTGACTACTGTAATGGACTTTTGTATGGCATTCCAAGGTCTTGTTTAAACAAACTTCAGAACGGTCAAGATGCAGCTGCACGTATAATTACGAGGACACGCCGTAACCAGCACATAACACCAGTGCTTAAAGAACTACATTGGATTCCTGTACCATACAGAGTGGAGATTAAGATCTTGGCCCACACCTATAAAGCTCTTCATGATCAAGCCCCTAAGTACACCAAGGACATGCTTGATACATACAGACCTTCAAGAAATTTAAGatcacaaaattcaaatttatttgttgGGCAAAAATCACGTACTGTAAAATACGGTGACAGAAGTTTCCGACATGCTGCACCAAGATAA